Proteins encoded together in one Corvus hawaiiensis isolate bCorHaw1 chromosome 15, bCorHaw1.pri.cur, whole genome shotgun sequence window:
- the LOC125333592 gene encoding protocadherin alpha-8-like produces the protein MGERCCAVVRVLVLQAAWALSGGQVRYSVPEEAKAGTVVGRLAQDLGLEAGEAEARRLRLVAQGRRASVEVSGASGALLVSSRLDREELCGKSAPCALRLEVLVERPLRVFHVQLEVTDINDNAPVFRVNEEALNIAESSLPGSRFPLEGASDADIGANAQLSYTLSPSEYFSLDHQGNNDKSASLGLILTKALDRETIPVHRLVLTASDGGRPSLTGTMELVISVLDANDNAPQFNQSVYKVKILEGSELGTLLVTLSATDPDEGINSDIIYLFSRHVSTKVKEMFTIDENKGEISLQGKLDYEEIDSYEIPVEARDKGSPPLSGHCKVLVEVLDVNDNAPEVWVTSLSVPVPEDASVGTVVALLSVSDRDSGANGRVRCWVWPASPFGLEATFAGSYSLVLREALDRERVSEYEVEVRAEDGGAPALRGRRGLRVAVSDVNDNAPAFAQAVYTVLARENNAAGAELARLWARDPDEAGNGRVSYSVWEGGVGGGWRPASSYVSVDAESGRLWALQPLDYEELQVLQFEVRAVDAGEPPLCGNATVQLFVLDENDNAPALLPPAGSAPEAGGVAGEAAAAAAAAAAAAGSVSGTLWAWAAWGAPAGQVVAKIRAVDADSGYNAWLRYELWEPRGKGPFRVGLYSGEVSTARALEEADGPRQRLLIVVRDHGEPARSATATLSVSLVEAAEAALAAAAGSSSSSSRSAAGAEMGAGAASAATNVWLVVAICAVSSLFLLAVVLYGASRWAPRAAVLSGPGPTTLVCASEVGSWSYSQRHSRSLCVADGAGKSDLMVFSPNFPPPPPGPAAKDTQPEPSALLDTVSGTALLASTLSLSLCPFSLIS, from the coding sequence ATGGGGGAGCGTTGTTGTGCGGTGGTGcgggtgctggtgctgcaggcgGCCTGGGCGCTGTCGGGCGGGCAGGTGCGGTACTCGGTGCCGGAGGAAGCCAAGGCCGGCACGGTGGTGGGCCGTCTGGCGCAGGACCTGGGCCTGGAGGCGGGCGAGGCGGAGGCGCGGCGGCTGCGGCTGGTGGCGCAGGGCCGGCGGGCGAGCGTGGAGGTGAGCGGGGCGAGCGGCGCGCTGCTGGTGAGCTCGCGGCTCGACCGGGAGGAGCTGTGCGGCAAGAGCGCGCCGTGCGCGCTgcggctggaggtgctggtggagcGGCCGCTGCGCGTCTTCCATGTGCAGCTGGAGGTCACCGACATCAACGACAATGCCCCCGTCTTCCGCGTGAACGAGGAAGCCCTTAACATCGCGGAGTCATCTCTGCCGGGGTCTCGTTTCCCGCTGGAGGGCGCGTCGGATGCGGATATCGGAGCGAACGCGCAGCTCTCCTATACACTCAGCCCCAGCGAGTATTTCAGTCTCGACCATCAGGGGAATAATGACAAGAGCGCATCTTTAGGTCTTATTTTAACGAAAGCTTTGGACCGCGAGACGATTCCCGTTCACCGGTTGGTGCTGACGGCGAGTGACGGGGGCCGGCCGTCTCTGACGGGCACCATGGAGCTGGTGATCTCGGTGCTGGATGCAAACGACAACGCGCCCCAGTTCAACCAGTCAGTGTATAAAGTTAAAATCTTAGAGGGTTCAGAGCTCGGGACTCTGTTAGTCACGCTTAGTGCCACAGATCCTGACGAAGGGATCAATAGcgatattatatatttatttagtaGACATGTCAGTACAAAAGTTAAAGAAATGTTCACTATCGatgaaaacaaaggagaaatcaGTCTTCAAGGCAagttagactatgaagaaataGATAGTTACGAGATCCCTGTAGAAGCAAGAGACAAAGGCTCCCCCCCGCTGTCGGGTCACTGCAAGGTGCTGGTGGAGGTGCTGGATGTGAACGACAACGCGCCGGAGGTGTGGGTGACGTCGCtgtcggtgccggtgccggaGGACGCGTCGGTGGGGACGGTGGTGGCCCTGCTGAGCGTGTCGGACCGGGACTCGGGGGCGAACGGTCGCGTGCGGTGCTGGGTGTGGCCGGCGTCGCCGTTCGGTCTGGAGGCGACGTTCGCGGGCTCGTACTCGCTGGTGCTGCGCGAGGCGCTGGACCGGGAGCGGGTGTCGGAGTACGAGGTGGAGGTGCGTGCGGAGGACGGCGGGGCGCCGGCGCTGCGCGGCAGGCGCGGGCTGCGGGTGGCGGTGTCGGACGTGAACGACAACGCGCCGGCGTTCGCGCAGGCCGTGTACACGGTGCTGGCGCGGGAGAACAacgcggcgggcgcggagctgGCGCGGCTGTGGGCGCGGGACCCGGACGAGGCGGGCAACGGGCGCGTGAGCTACTCGGTGTGGGAGGGCGGCGTGGGCGGCGGGTGGCGTCCGGCGTCGAGCTACGTGTCGGTGGACGCGGAGAGCGGGCGTCTGTGGGCGCTGCAGCCCTTGGACTAcgaggagctgcaggtgctgcagttCGAGGTGCGTGCGGTGGACGCGGGCGAGCCGCCGCTGTGCGGCAACGCCACGGTGCAGCTGTTCGTGCTGGACGAGAACGACAACGcgccggcgctgctgccgcctgcgggctcggcgccggaggcgggcggcGTGGcgggcgaggcggcggcggcggcggcggcggcggcggcggcggcgggctcGGTGTCGGGCACGCTGTGGGCATGGGCGGCGTGGGGGGCGCCGGCGGGGCAGGTGGTGGCGAAGATCCGCGCCGTGGACGCCGACTCGGGCTACAACGCGTGGCTGCGCTACGAGCTGTGGGAGCCGCGGGGCAAGGGCCCGTTCCGCGTGGGGCTCTACAGCGGCGAGGTGAGCACGGCGCGGGCGCTGGAGGAGGCGGACGGCCCTCGCCAGCGGCTGCTGATCGTGGTGCGCGACCACGGCGAGCCGGCGCGCTCGGCCACGGCCACGCTCAGCGTGTCGCTGGTGGAGGCCGCCGAGGCGGCGCTGGCCGCGGCCGCGGgatcgtcgtcgtcgtcgtcgcggtcggcggcgggcgcggagaTGGGCGCTGGTGCGGCGAGTGCGGCGACGAACGTGTGGCTGGTGGTGGCCATCTGCGCGGTGTCGAGCCTGTTCCTGCTGGCCGTGGTGCTGTACGGGGCGTCGCGCTGGGCGCCGCGGGCGGCCGTGCTGTCGGGGCCCGGGCCCACGACGCTCGTGTGCGCCAGCGAAGTGGGCAGCTGGTCGTACTCGCAGCGCCACAGCCGGAGCCTGTGCGTGGCGGACGGCGCGGGCAAGAGCGACCTCATGGTTTTCAGCCCCAACTtccctccgccgccgcccggccccgcggccaaGGACACGCAGCCGGAGCCCTCCGCTCTCCTGGACACGGTCAGTGGCACCGCCTTGCTCGCCTCtactctttctctttccctttgtcCCTTCTCTCTCATTTCCTAA